The nucleotide sequence GATGTATTATGTGTGCAGGTTGCAAGGGATTGTAACAAACATGTCTAGAATTCCAAGTTTCCGACGACGGTTTAAAAGTTTGGTGAAGTCTTTGTATCTGGAGGCAATAGAAACTGGTGCATTGACTGAAGCCCGTGGTGGATCTGCTTCTGGAAGCAAGACCAGTGATGGCAGGAAAAGGCAAAACAAAAGCATAGGAAGATGGAGTAGCCTAGATGTTGGTGGTAGCATAGTGTGATGGATTTTGTTTGGGAAAACTAATCACTTCAGTGTAATGTGAGCACTAATATAAAATGTCGAAATGTGGTTATCTTGTCCTTTGTTTCCAAGTCCATTACAGGACTTGAAAATGTGATGCCCCTACAATCTCATGGAGTCATCTTCCAATGCTTCTGTTCAGTTCTCTAGAGCAAAAGACAGGTACAAGTTATCAGCAGCTCCACATTATGCTCAACATGATCACCAATGAAAAGTGTGTTAGATTCCactgaagtcagtggacttctttTGAGTTCCAGTGCTAAATTGCTGCATGGTTGCATTTGAGTTTATGCAAGTTTTAGGAGTGTGGTTATTTCTAGATAGcaagattttaatttattttgatatttctatgattttgaccaaatcaaaatatatctGATGCCTGTTTTATCCATGTAATGTGGTGCATGTCTTTTGAAAAGACCTAATAGGTTGCACTTATTAGTAGCTCATGGCATTGATTTAAGCTGAGGTCAGTTGTAGATGTGAGACTAAATTGGAGTTTAtaatttttcatattaaaaatatttcaaaatcaaTGTTTAGTATGGTGCACCTGAAATTTAACCCAATGTTGATGTTGACTTTTTGAATCCTATATCATAATAAGGtgatcaaaatcaaataatttactgtGAAGGTCAACTAAAAAGTATAAGAAGATTAGTTTTTTCATATGACATTTTCTTGAGCTATGTGCCTGACAAGTGGACTCCAAAAAAACCACAACACTTTTGGATTAACTTATGAGCTGAATTAATTGAAttggaatgatatgaatgcactcAAAATGGCTGCATTTGGTAAGTGGTGGTGTGATGTCACTGTTTTAGCTTTTTTGACCTGTTTTCCAAAGAACACAATGCTTTGGATGTCTGTGTCCTGAATTATCTGAATTAAAATAATCTGAATGCCCTCAAAATGGTTGCTATTAGGTAATGAATGTTAGGTCATTTGACTTGGTGGTGTGATATCACTATGCACTTTCTTGGCTTGTTTCTGTTGCAACTTTGGACTACATACTATTGTGTTTTTTGGCTTCACCACATTTATGATATATGGATGGATCCAAATTTTCCAACCATCCATCATGCACCCAACTTCTTGTAGGTAGGtaatatgtacctaattatgcccTTCTTATTGGTCATGGATTCATCGAACATGACAATACAATAAGCGAGATAGTGCAATTTGCAAGAGCTGAGAGACATCAAAGAGTATTTTCTTCATATcatgagattatatatatatgcatgtatggaTTTTATGTTCATTAAAGAATCAAAAGTATCCAATGAGCATCCCACCCACTCCATTGGAGCATATATAGCGAATATGGTGCTTAAGCATCATGCTTATGGATGTAATTAAGTTAGTGATTAAATAGTAGTGTAATAATAAATAGCAAGTTAGTGCTAAAGCATCATCCTCTTTGCTGCTCTCTTTATggatcaaaatattgatcattTACTAATAAATAGCAACATCGATAAACCATCATTTATCATTTGCTTGTATACGAGTcgcaaaagaaaaatattatttattcgtCTATCATGATAGATTATATCTTTTAGTTTGATGGTAGACTATATCTTTATTAAGAATTTATATAAATGTAAGAGGAAATGTAAGTTTTATTAGATTTTTGTATATTAGCTTGTCTTCAATTTATCCCAGCAAGAAATTCTTGTCATagtgagattaaaaaaaattcttgcattgatatttttatataaataaaaaaataagtagaAAGATAAAGAGGGGAAAAAAAcaaatattattatgatcattTATCTaactgtggactaagaaatattcAAGAAATAGTGCATCTCATAGTCATAGACTTTGTATATTAGGAATGAGAATTAAAATATTACTCCATATAAGGTTctctatttttttattgaaagtcAAGACCAagaaaatatgattatataatcaTATATCCCAATTATTTAATGtctgatatttttatataaataagaaaaatataagtAGAAAGATAAAGAGGAAAAAAAcaaatattattatgatcattTATCTAACTGTGGACTAAGAAAAATTCAAGAAATAGTGCATCTCATAGTCATAGACTTTTGTATATTAGGAATGAGAATTAAAATATTACTCCATATAaggttctttattttttattgaaagtcaagatcaagaaaatatgaatgataaaaaaaaataaccaaACAAAGTGTCAATTATATAGGACTAATGCGAAGACAAAGTGTCAATTGTATAGTAGAGAGAAAAAGACATGATGAAGAATAAAAACAGAAAAACCAAGTAAAAGATAGTATTTGATCCAAAATCGTCTTAGAAATAACTTGTCATGGTCGCCGCccatgttttacatatgcaattATTATCTCTATCGTACCAGAAGAAAAGAATAAATCGTGGAGTCTttatttaaatattatcaataaaaaaataaaattttaagttaaaattaataataatatactcatcagattcttataaatcaatcttaatctttaTCAACGATATATTACTATTAAATTTTGATCCAAAGGTCGATTAGAAATGACTAAAATGACACTGATCTTAACATGAATATATTCTGAATAGAAAATATTTTCTGTTATCGGTAAACAAATAGATAAAATTTTGAATGAAATTACAATTTTTAACATGGATCGAAATCGGAGTGAATCAAGCTGATCAACTCACTAAAAGATGATCTCAAAGAACACGAAGaagacaaaaataataataataataaaatcccaCAGTTCGATCCAGAATTCTCTGCAACTCACACGAAAGATGATCGATCACAAAGGACACGTTTAGCATGTGCGATCTGTCTCTCGTAACACCAAAAGGAGGTCAACCAATACACGTGTTCAAGACCGCCATTGCTCCCACGACAAAAAAGCTCGCAGCCTCACCCAAACCCACCCCCAATAAGCACGGCTTCTTCATGGAAACATGGCGTGACCGCCGCGGCAGGACGACTCCTTCGAGGCCATTGCGTGCATGTCCCTCTCTCGCAAGTCGGTCAGAGGCTCCGAATCCCGCGGCCTCCCACCACTCTCGCGTCCGTCTGCTCTCCCCGTCATTGGTGGCAGGTGGCGAACCTTATCATCTTCTTCTCCACCATGCGTCGCGCGAGGAGGGCAAGCGGTGGCCACGTAGAAGACAGCATTTGGTGGGAGTCATGGCGATGGGGAGCAGAGAAGTGGCTACAGTTGGAGAAAGGAGAAGCATGATGAGCTCAGAAGAAACAAAACACATGCAAAGATGACATGGCATATCTCTACCTTCCTCTTTTTTATGCACCAAATCTGGCTTGGGTGCCTTATTTTTCTCATTGGAGACAGTAAGTAAATTATGGTGATTGTTCCACCACAATATAAACTCGAGATGATTAATAATTAACAAGAAATATATTTTCATGAAGATACTTATTGATGATTACTCCCAATGGCAATAATAGGAGGAGTCATGTAATTATCAAGTCCTGGAATCATATTTTTGGCCCAAAAAAAGAGAGGTGCAAGAGTTACCGGTGGTGACCTTAACCGGTAAAGTTGGCGAAGTTCCAGAAGGGCGAGGCGGCTGCGGGAGTAGCGAAAGGCAAAGCGGTAAGCGGATTCCCCGTTGCCTCCGACGAAGGATTAAATCTATAAATGCAGCCACCGGGCTTGTGCTCTCTCCCTCGCTCCGCTTTGTCCCCTCTGGAGCTCGAagaggagcctcttcgaagaaggaagGGCGGAGAATCGCAGGTGTGGTAAAGTTAGCTTTTCGGATCTATTCTCGTTTGTCATGTTAATCGTTGCAGTTCCTCcgatctgatggattttagctcgAAGacgcgatttttttttttttgttctgaaAGTTTGATTCTGTCGAAAGGTTCGACCTTTTGACAGCGTCCTGTTTGGTTTGTTTTTTGATCAGTTCTTTGAGGTGGTAAATTGCAGTCTCTCCTTGTCCTCTGCTATATCTATTCTGGTGCATGTTACAGAAACCGCGAAATTTTCTTTTTCGTCACATCTTTAAAGCTGATCTGAAGGAACTGGGACGAGAGAGTGATTTTTGTCCATGTAAAAGCCCTTTTCTTGTTGTCATTTTTGGACTTCGATTGATGTCTAGTCATTTTGGATTCCTGGTTCTGGTTATGGAGTTCGACTGCAACTTTTCCCCCAATTTTTTTTGGGCGTCTTATGGACCCCAATGATTATAGTTCGTGCAATCAAATTGCTTGGAGCTCAAAGAtggggttttttttttgtttgtttgttctgGAAGTCTGTTTCTATCGAGAAGTTCGGTCTTTTCTTGACTGAACTGTACTAAACACTTTGGTCTCAGCGAGTTTGATTGCGGTTGGTGTTCTTCTTGTTCGATAGAAATCCATCGTTCTTGTTGTCATCGGTCTGATTATGGAGTTGGACTGCAACTTTTTCCCCAATTTTTTGGCTTCTTATGGACCCTAATGAATACAGTTCGTGCCATCTAATTGCTCGGAGCTCAAAGATCGGTGGTTTTGTTTTGTTCTGGAAGTTCGTTTCTACAGAAAAGTTCGACTGAACCGTATCAAACACTTAGGTAAGAGTGAGTTTGATTGCGTTGGTGTTCTTCGTGTTCTATAGGGATTTTGGTGTGTAAACAGTGATCATTGGCGTCATAGATCGTTCTTGTTGTCATTAATCTTACCATGGTAGGTCACCTCACATTCTCCGTCCTTTCTTCACTGATTTCGTAGGAATATATGTGGGATTTTGAATTAGTGTGCATTTTGTTTTACTAAAAATTCCATCTTTCGGCAAGAAATCCAAACTCAACTCGAATCTGACGCTATGTTCTCCAGTCGCAGATCGAAACAAACTGCTCGCCTTGGGGACGGAAATCCGACCGTGGGATCCCGCAATCCGACGGACATGGGGCTCTCCAGCCTGCCGACCCCATCCGAGAGCGTGCTCACTCTCGTTCTCGTCAACACCGCCATCACCGTCTCCATCTTGAAGGAGCTCCTCCGCTCCGCCCTCCACCTCCTCCGCCTCCGCGCCACGCCGCGGCCACAGCCGGCACTCGCCTCACCGGGGCCGCCGGAGCCCAGCCTCGCCGACCGGTTCCGCAGCCAGTCCAGTCCGATGCGGTTCGGGTCCGCGCTCGGGCTCCGTCGCCCCGCTTCCGCGGACTGCCGGGTCTGCCTCGCCCGCTTCGACGCCGAGTCGGTGGTGAACCGGCTCCCTTGTGGGCACCTTTTCCACGCCGCCTGCCTGGAGACGTGGCTCGACTATAGACATACCACGTGTCCACTCTGTAGGACCCACGTCCTCCAGGAAGAGCGCCCCGCCGTCCCCTCCTCGTCCCTTTTGTCTTGGCTTTAGCTCCGCAAGTTTGGTGAGGCGACCACTGAAAACCTCCTCTCctcttttatcttttgttttcccTGTAAATATTGAGGTGGTAATATATGTATTTCTATTATGTAATCTAACTTATTTTATCTCACAATCTAGCTTAATGGCATTATTGATTCGTCAGATGGTAACTCCTAGCTTATCAGATTTGATCCAACAAAATGAATTCATTCAAAATTCGCAAATATATCCTCACCATGATCATTATCAACATTTTTGCCTCTATAAATATTAACATAACATAAATATCTCATAAAAATTCAAAGCTATAATATTAATCATTACTAACTTTGACTACCAGTAGATATTTTTGAATCACAATAcataaaaacataaaataatcaaaatataatatatagtaCTTTAAAATAAGTGGTTTTTGTATTTGCTCTTCCTAAttgaagtgtgtgtgtgtgtatatatatatatatatatatatatatatatatatatatatatatataccaattgatattaatatattttaaaaaaatattatatagatcCTTCCTTAAGTATTTTCTAAATACATTtccttaaataaaattaaaaataatatatacagaaaaaaaattaaaaatagaaaagGGGATGAAGGAGGAAAGAGGCGTGGTGTGGCTGCCTTCCAAGTTCCAACGTACGCCCCTCAAATCGAGCGGGGGTAGCTTCAATTCCTTCCCCCCTTCCCCCTTCTCTCGCCCCCCTCTCTCACCCACCCATCCCCGAGAAGTTCCGCCTCTCCTGCAGGTAGCCATGCTAAGATGTCGCCCTCCGGTGCTCGGACTCGGAGCCGTCGGGCTTTGCTTCCCTACCAAGCGGTGTTTGATCCAATCTTCCAAAATCCCCAACTCCCCGTTGAAGCCCTTGTCCTCTCGGATTAGCTTTACAAGTGGTCGTTTTTGTTTCGTTGCTTCTTTTAGATTCGGTATATAGCATGATgcatttggttgtttcttctgttTCTGCTGGACTCGTTAACTATTAAGATCTTACATTCTTCTGCGATCTACTGAGAGGGAATTTTTGCTATGGTTTTTATGTTTAGGAAGTCAAACTGGAATTTATTTGCGTATGAAGTTAGTCCATCTTCTCCGAATTTTATCGAGATGGTCTTTTTACGTTCTTTGTGTATCAAGTTAGTACCttgtgttagagctagccccaggatatttaccaaagggtaattttggcaacacaacaaagacaataaagcgaaaataataaaagcgacaagaacaaacaaaacaccagaacaccagatatacgtggttcggtcaaatgactttgacctatatccacggaagaaagaggagcaaattactattataaaagagggacacttacaaatgccttaggaaatgttcctaggccataaaacaccttcagcttcctaaacaagaagacttcaaaccataagcaggttttcttgtgatgcctgctgtacttcttgtggtgtgtctaacatcaaagctcaggcccttatttatagttccaagacgagacaacaagtctgattttcccgatgtgagactatgggacttgccaaactaacaaatctccaccttggcatgtcccaacaaaacttgctccaccttcttcataaaagccccaacgggcaatcaccaacaatgaataccaaccaagtccaagcattgcttgaacttgtaaaccggaagaggcttcgtaaacatatcagctggattgtccttcgtatgaattttctgaacaaggacttttccttcagcaatcaaccacttagcggaattatcacaagaaactgcatctgaataggaagtaggctcaccaacttcacttgtttcttctgcaacagacaaagcatatgcaaccaaatttgcatacctttgtggtggtcgaatatttctcatataacgcatatgccataatttggtgatgtcagaatcagacaatgatgatgacgaaactgcaactgaacctgtgacagtagttccctgtagaatatacaagctaccagacctacaagctttcataacaataagagcacttctagaaactttcataactccaccttcagttgtgtatttacacccaagggcctttagggtgcctaaagagatgagattctttttcaaatcaggaacatgtctaacattagtaagcgtcctcacaataccatcatgcattttaattcggattgtgcctctaccaacaacatcacatgcggcattattgcccatcaaaacaattccaccattacaagattcatatgtggaaaacaaatccctattgggacacatgtgataagaacaacccgaatctaaaatccattcatttttagacctcgtcctgtcatcaatagcagagaaaatatttcgaacattctcatcagttgctacactaacttcagcggattcaatagttttctcaacaaaattttccttttgctttaatttatttttcaatttaaagcaatcagatttaatgtgccccattttatgacaatatctgcattccaaatttctatgtctggatttagatctagatttagatctactactgtcaaattctcttttatccattctccccctaacaaccagaccctcagcctcagcctgattctctctactttccccagtgatattcctgtctatctgctccttagatttcagtgcagatttaatttctggaTAAGAaaatgtttcttttccataaatcaaagtatcacggaaatgcttaaaagattggggaagataacacaagagtaacaaagccttatccccatcatcaatttttgcatctatattctccaaatccataaccaaagaatcaaacttatcaagatacgagagtatagatgtaccttcaatcatccgaagcatatacagactctgcttcaagtagagacgattctccactgtcctcttcatgtacaaggctttaagcttgtcccacatgctcttagccgtagtctccgtagctacctcccgtaaaacctcgtcagagagatttagaatgatgcttgatcgggccttcttatccatacccgcaagctcttcttttgacatataatctgGAATGCTCTTGGCTCCCTGtaataccaaatcaactccgtcttgaaccagaatggcct is from Musa acuminata AAA Group cultivar baxijiao chromosome BXJ3-8, Cavendish_Baxijiao_AAA, whole genome shotgun sequence and encodes:
- the LOC135644237 gene encoding probable E3 ubiquitin-protein ligase XERICO, with amino-acid sequence MFSSRRSKQTARLGDGNPTVGSRNPTDMGLSSLPTPSESVLTLVLVNTAITVSILKELLRSALHLLRLRATPRPQPALASPGPPEPSLADRFRSQSSPMRFGSALGLRRPASADCRVCLARFDAESVVNRLPCGHLFHAACLETWLDYRHTTCPLCRTHVLQEERPAVPSSSLLSWL